A section of the Streptomyces sp. SCL15-4 genome encodes:
- a CDS encoding MFS transporter: MGSTTPAIRGGTARGQGERRRGAVVAALMLAMALAALDSTVVSTAVPQIVGDLGGFSVFSWLFSGYLLAVTVTLPVYGKLSDTFGRKPVLVVGAAVFLAGSLLCATAWNMAALIAFRIVQGLGGGALQGTVQTLAADLYPLAERPKIQSRLSTVWAVSAVAGPGLGGVLAAYADWRWIFLINLPIGVAALWLIVRHLHEPERETARRARVDWAGALAVFACGGVLLTALVQGGVAWPWLSAPSLTLFGAGLALAAVVVAVERRAAEPIIPGWVWRRRTIAAVNLALGALGLLMVAPAVFLPTYAQSVLGLGPVAAGFVLSVWTLSWPVSAALSQHVYRRIGFRDTALLGIGLGTLVLSVFPFLPYPGSWWQPTLLMLLLGGALGLFQLPLIVGVQSTVGWSERGTTTASVLFCRQTGQTLGASLFGAIANGVLAARLGGAGDLDSVTRALDAGTAPEATRRAIADAVHAVYLGAACAAALAFVVLLLVAPRRFPVLPE, from the coding sequence GTGGGGAGTACGACACCCGCGATACGCGGCGGCACGGCCCGGGGCCAGGGAGAACGGCGGCGAGGCGCGGTCGTGGCCGCGCTGATGCTGGCGATGGCCCTGGCCGCGCTCGACTCCACCGTCGTCTCCACGGCCGTACCGCAGATCGTCGGCGACCTCGGCGGGTTCTCCGTCTTCTCCTGGCTGTTCTCCGGCTATCTGCTCGCCGTCACCGTCACGCTCCCCGTCTACGGCAAGCTCTCCGACACCTTCGGCCGCAAACCGGTGCTGGTGGTGGGCGCGGCCGTGTTCCTGGCGGGCTCGCTGCTGTGCGCGACGGCCTGGAACATGGCCGCGCTGATCGCGTTCCGGATCGTCCAGGGCCTGGGCGGCGGTGCGTTGCAGGGCACCGTGCAGACCCTGGCCGCCGATCTGTACCCGCTGGCGGAGCGCCCGAAGATCCAGTCCCGGCTGTCCACGGTCTGGGCGGTCTCCGCGGTGGCCGGTCCCGGTCTCGGCGGAGTGCTCGCCGCCTACGCCGACTGGCGCTGGATCTTCCTGATCAACCTGCCGATCGGCGTCGCCGCCCTGTGGCTGATCGTGCGTCACCTGCACGAGCCGGAGCGGGAGACCGCCCGCCGGGCGCGCGTGGACTGGGCCGGCGCGCTCGCGGTGTTCGCGTGCGGCGGGGTGCTGCTGACCGCGCTGGTGCAGGGCGGGGTCGCCTGGCCGTGGCTGTCGGCCCCGTCGCTGACCCTGTTCGGCGCGGGCCTCGCCCTGGCCGCCGTGGTGGTCGCGGTGGAGCGGCGGGCCGCGGAGCCCATCATCCCCGGATGGGTGTGGCGGCGCCGGACGATCGCCGCCGTCAACCTGGCGCTCGGCGCGCTCGGCCTGCTGATGGTCGCGCCCGCGGTGTTCCTGCCGACGTACGCGCAGTCGGTGCTCGGACTCGGCCCCGTCGCCGCCGGGTTCGTGCTGTCGGTGTGGACGCTCAGCTGGCCGGTGTCCGCCGCGCTCAGCCAGCACGTCTACCGGCGCATCGGCTTCCGGGACACCGCGCTGCTCGGCATCGGCCTCGGCACGCTCGTCCTCAGCGTCTTCCCGTTCCTGCCCTACCCCGGGTCCTGGTGGCAGCCGACGCTGCTGATGCTGCTGCTCGGCGGCGCGCTGGGCCTGTTCCAGCTGCCGCTGATCGTCGGGGTGCAGTCGACCGTGGGCTGGTCGGAGCGGGGCACCACGACCGCCTCGGTGCTGTTCTGCCGGCAGACCGGCCAGACCCTCGGCGCGTCCCTGTTCGGCGCCATCGCCAACGGGGTGCTGGCCGCGCGGCTGGGCGGGGCCGGCGACCTGGACTCCGTCACCCGCGCGCTGGACGCCGGCACGGCCCCGGAGGCGACCCGGCGGGCCATCGCCGACGCGGTCCACGCCGTCTACCTCGGCGCGGCCTGCGCGGCGGCCCTGGCGTTCGTGGTGCTGCTGCTGGTGGCGCCCCGGCGGTTCCCGGTGCTCCCCGAATGA
- a CDS encoding ABC transporter ATP-binding protein, with the protein MTSAVTIPRHGGTGGRTAVAARARQVVKAYGSGETRVVALNSVDVDIARGRFTAIMGPSGSGKSTLMHCLAGLDTVTSGQIHLDETEITGLKDKKLTQLRRDRIGFIFQAFNLLPTLNAIENITLPMDIAGRKPDRAWLERVVETVGLAGRLKHRPTQLSGGQQQRVAVARALAARPEIIFGDEPTGNLDSRAGAEVLGFLRRSVDELGQTIVMVTHDPVAASYADRVLYLADGRIVDEMHQPTAEQVLDRMKDFDARGRTS; encoded by the coding sequence GTGACATCGGCTGTGACCATTCCCAGGCACGGGGGTACTGGAGGGCGTACGGCCGTCGCGGCGCGGGCGCGGCAGGTCGTGAAGGCGTACGGGTCCGGGGAGACCCGCGTCGTCGCGCTGAACAGCGTCGACGTGGACATCGCCCGCGGGCGGTTCACCGCGATCATGGGTCCTTCCGGGTCCGGCAAGTCGACCCTGATGCACTGCCTCGCCGGACTGGACACCGTGACGAGCGGTCAGATCCACCTGGACGAGACCGAGATCACCGGCCTGAAGGACAAGAAGCTCACCCAGCTGCGCCGGGACCGCATCGGCTTCATCTTCCAGGCGTTCAACCTGCTGCCCACGCTGAACGCCATCGAGAACATCACGCTGCCCATGGACATCGCCGGCCGCAAGCCCGACCGGGCCTGGCTGGAGCGGGTGGTGGAGACCGTCGGGCTCGCCGGCCGCCTCAAGCACCGGCCCACCCAGCTCTCCGGGGGCCAGCAGCAGCGCGTCGCCGTGGCCCGCGCCCTCGCCGCCCGCCCGGAGATCATCTTCGGGGACGAGCCGACCGGAAACCTGGACTCGCGCGCCGGCGCGGAGGTGCTGGGCTTCCTGCGCCGCTCGGTGGACGAACTCGGCCAGACCATCGTCATGGTCACCCACGACCCGGTGGCCGCCTCCTACGCCGACCGCGTGCTCTACCTCGCCGACGGCCGCATAGTCGACGAGATGCACCAGCCGACGGCCGAACAGGTCCTGGACCGCATGAAGGACTTCGACGCCCGGGGGCGTACCTCGTGA